TGGGCCGTCCAAGACGCTGAATTGACCCATCCCCACCCGATTTGTCTCCAAGTCAACGCCCTCTTCACCCTGGCCGTTGCCCAGGCCGTTGCGACCGGAGCCGAGCCCAAGGAGCTTGTCGTCGACATGCTCGAATGGGCCCAGGACATGGACGCCGACCCGCTCCTGTTCCGCGTGATCAAGGCCTGCATCAACGAACCGCCCAGAGATTATCTCCAGCACCAGGGCTGGGTGCTCATCGCCTTTGGCAACGCCGTCTGGCAGCTGCTCAACGCCCCGACCCTGGAAGACGGGATCATGGACACGATCATGCGCGGCGGGGACACGGACACCAACGCCGCCATCTGCGGCGCGTTGCTGGGCGCGGTCCACGGCCTCGGCGCCGTGCCGGAAAGATGGGTCAAAACCGTCCTCGCCTGTCGCCCCCAAACCGGCCTTTCCGGAGTGCGCCGGCCTCGCCCGGAAATCTACTGGCCCGTGGACGCCCTGAAACTGGCCGAACGGTTGCTCTCAACGCCATGAAATGTGCTTTGATCCGAGGTGCGCAATCAGGGCGGAATCGTTTTCGCCGCCTTCATGCGCAATATTCTTCCATGTCGGACATGGCCCATGTTCTCCTGATATCAAAGTCTTAGTGGAGAAAGGGAGCGCTATCGCGCCCGTTTTCAGCAACATGACACCATCTGCCGGGGGAGCACGATGCTGAAAAAAATTGTCCAGCCGTTGGACCTGAGCGAATCCCTCGCGGATGTAAAAATTCGCTCGTCGTTCATCGACCGGTTCGGCGGCCAGGAGATCGTCCTGATCCATGTCATGAACCCCGGGCTCGGCGACAAGGGCATGGTGCGGGCGCGATTGGCGCATCTTGTCGACGAGTTGAACCAGGTGGGCATCCAGGCCAAGTCCGTGGTCACGCAAGGTCATGTGGCCTCCCAGATCACCCGGGCCGCCATGGAGTCGGCCGCGGACGTGATCTATCTGCCCGCCAGCCGCAAGAACTTCCTGGTATCGTCATTTTTGGGGAGCACGACCGAAGACGTCATCCGCCTCTCCGATATCCCGGTCTTCATCCACAAGCAGCGGCCAGAGCTGGTCCGTACCGAGAAGGTTCGCAACCTCGTCTTTGCCACGGACTTTGGCAAGGCGGCGAGCCGGGTCTGGCTGTATGTGCGCATGCTGGGCCGCTTCGTTTCCAAGCTGACCATCCTCCACGTGGGAGAACGGGCCTCCGACCCGGACACGGAACAACTGCGCAGGGAAAACGCCGAGACGTTGCTCCAGGAGCTGCGCGCGAAATTCACGGACGACTTCCAGGAGGTCGCCCTGATCTCCCGGATCGGCTCGCCCGCCAAACACATCATCGACGTCGTCGAGCAGATCCAGGCCGACCTGGTCGTCCTGGGACGGCTCAATGAACCGTTTCCTTCCAAACTGCTCGGTTCCACCTGCTCTCGGGTCACATCCGGGGTATCCAGCTCGGTTTTGCTGATTCCTTGACTGTATTGACAAAGCCCGCCAACCATCCCAACAGATGGGAGTATCGCATGTTCCAAGACAAGGTCTTTCTGACCTCGTTGGTCATTGTCGTCGTGTTCGTCCTCGCCGGAGTGATCGATCCGGAATTGCTGGACCGCGCCTCCGCCGTCCTTCACGGTGCGATCATCGCTCATTTCGGCTGGGCCTACATGCTCTCCGGCTTTTTCTTCCTGGTGTTCTGCCTGGTCCTGGCTTTGAGCAGATACGGCGAGATCAAACTGGGGCGGGATCATGAAAAGCCCGAGTACACCTACTTCGGCTGGTTCAGCATGCTGTTCGCCGCTGGAATGGGCATCGGCCTGATTTTCTGGGGCGTGGCCGAACCCCTCAGCCACTACATGGACCCGCCGGAATTCATCCAGCCGGAAACCGGACAGGCGGCGACGTTCGCCATGCGCTACAGCTTTTTCCATTGGGGGCTGCACCCCTGGGCGATCTATATCGTGATGAGCCTGGGCATCGCCTATTTTTCCTTCCGCCGCGGCATGCCGCCCCTGATCAGCTCCTGCTTCTACCCCATGCTCGGCAACCGCATCTACGGCCCCATCGGCAATTTCATCGACATCATGGCTGTTTTCGCCACCATTTTCGGAATCGCCACCTCCCTGGGGCTCGGCGCGATCCAGATCAACAGCGGCCTGGAGCACCTCTACGGCCTGCCTTCCTCCACCGGTTTCACGCTGCTGATCATCCTGGTGACGACGCTTCTCTTCATGATTTCCGCCGCGGTGGGGCTGGACAAGGGCATTCAGACCCTGAGCAAGACGAATATCCTCCTGGCCTTTGCCCTGCTCCTATTCATGCTGGTCGCCGGGCCGACCTCGTACATACTCAACGTGTTTACCGACACCATCGGCGGATACATGGGCAACATGCTGGAAATGAGCCTGGCGGTGAATCCGTTCCTGGGACAGGAATGGTACAAGAACTGGACCCTGTTCTACTGGGCTTGGTGGATCGCCTGGTCGCCCTTCGTGGGCATCTTCGTGGCCAGGATTTCCCGTGGCCGGACCATCCGGGAGTTCATCAGCGGAGCCCTGCTTGTGCCGACCTTGCTGACCTTTGTCTGGTTCAGCGTGTTCGGGGGCGCCTCTTTATTCCTGGAACTGGAACAAGGAACGAACATCGGCCTGGCGGTCCAAAGCGACGTGTCCACGGGCCTCTTTCTGGTCTTCGACCACTTTCCCGGTGCGCTGATCCTGTCCAACGCCGCCTTGGTGCTGCTGATCGTCTTTTTCGTGACTTCGGCGGACTCGGCCACCTTTGTCCTGGGCATCATGACCAGTAAAGGATCGCCCAACCCCTCCCTGGCCAAGAAAATCACATGGGGAATCACGCAATCCTCCGTTGCCGCCATCCTGCTCGTTTCCGGAGGCCTGACCGCCCTGCAGCGCATGGCCATCACCGCGGCATTGCCGTTCAATTTCATTCTGCTGTTCATGTGCTACAACATCTGGAAAGCCCTGGCGTCCGAAGCACCGGAGAGCCGGTTGCGGCGATGAGTTGCGGCAATTCCGGATATGGTTTCCGCGTAGTGCGGGGGAGCCTGCAAAAGTCCCCCACGCATATCCAGGAAAGGCAATTATCACTGCAGCGAAACTTTCACCGAAACTCGAAAAAACGCCGAGGGCAAGATGCCCTCGCCCATGGTTTTCCGTGCTTTTCCGCGTGTTCCGTGGGCCATTCTCAAGGCGTATTGCTGATCAAAGCAGAAGTTTCGCTGTAGTGTTATCGAATACTCACAAAGTGAGGTCTCGCAGTCTGTTTCTGAAAAAATAATGTACGCCGGCGAGAAAGGATATGCTGATCAAAACTGTGAAAAGCAGTTTTAGGGAAAACCCAAGAGTCACCACGCCAAGTGCCGTCCCGGCTGCTGGTGGATGCTCCGTGTCGGTTGCGACCATGATGAAAATGGACAACCCAACGGCAAAGGCATACCAAAATTCAGAGACAATCATGCTCGGGCTGAAATACGGCATAATCAACTCGGCAACGAAAATACCGCAGAGCAGGCCCACAAGGTGCCCGCAAATCAGATTTCTTGGTCGGGCGGTGAGATAGGTGGGGATCGTGAACACGATAAAGGTTGAAGCCGCGAGAGACGCGATGATGATGGGCTTCCTGTGAATGCTGACCAGCAATAGAATGGCGAATATGGTGGCTGATGCAGCTATACACTGAAAAAGGTAGCTTTTCCAATACAACTTCATCGCCTCCAACCTGCCCCTGGAAATAATCACCACGCGCGTCCCTCCTTTTTCAACAAAACACCCCGGTTGCCGGCTGATATATGCTGTCCGGTAGATGACAGGAATATGAAAAATTCCAAGGGGCTTGACAATCGATTAACTTTCGTAAACAGTCCAGCCCCGGAGCCACCCCATGAAATTCGACGACTTCTTCAAACGCGCATCCCAGGTCACCGAGATCGGCAGTCAGAAAGACCTGGCCAATCTCCTGGGCATCGAACCCCCGGCCATCACCCTGGCCAAGACACGGGGCGTTCCCAAGAACTGGGCGCTGACCATTTCCAACATGTTCGGGGTAAGCCTGGAATGGCTGAAAACAGGTACAGGTCCGGTTTATCAATCCAGCAAGGCCAGGACCATCTTCATTCCCAAGGTTTCCGCCAGAGTCTGTGCCGGTTCCGGCTCGCTGGACGTGCGGGACAACATCATTGGCGAGATGCCCTTTGGTCGTTCCTGGCTCAGCCAGCTAGGCCGGCCGGAAAGCATGGTGGTCATGGACGTGGTCGGCGACAGCATGTCTCCGGAACTGGAACCCGGCGACAGTATTTTGCTTGACCAGAGTCAGACCGAGATCCAGAGCAACAAACTCTACGTCATCGGCCTGGCGGACGTGCTCCAGGTCAAGAGGGTCCAGGCCCGCTCCGGCCTGGTCACGCTCTACAGCGCCAATCAGCGCTATGAACCGGTCACCCTCCAGGGCGATGAGATCGAGACCCTGCGAATCATTGGCCGGGTGTTGTGGAGCAGTCGGAACTACGCCTGATATTTTTTTGCCCCGCTGATTTACTTTTGTAAACACAAGGAGAACCCCATGCAGCAACGCTATTGCGAATGCGGCCATCCGGTGATGGTGGCGTATGTGATCACGAAGAAGGGCGTCCGGCATCTGTATCAACCCAGGGCCAGAATGACCAAGCTGATGCATTGCCCCAACTGCGGCAGACAGATCGACATCAACGATCTCAAGTAGTTGATGGGCAAAGGTGGTTTTTTCCATGAACCCCGGAGTCAATCCGTTTGCCTGCCTTCATGCGGCGCAACAGTTTGCGCCCTGAGTGGAATCTACGCCGGGAAGAGAACCGGCAGCAGCCAGACGCAGACCAACATGGAGATGATGGTCAGGGGGACGCCCAGTTTCATGTAGTCCACGAAACGGTATCCGCCGGGACTCATCACCAGCAGATGGGCTGGGTGGGACAACGGACTGGCATAACTGGACGAAGCGGACATGGCCACGGTCATCATCAGGAGTTGGGGGGAAATGGCCATTGTCTCGGCGGTGGTCAAGGCCACCGGGGCCATCAGGACCACCAGGGCCGCCGTGGGGATGACCTGGGTGCCGAGCACCGTGACCAGAAACAGGGCCGCGACCACCCAGCGGGGGCCGAGGTCTCCGACCACGGAGATCAGGGCTTGGGCTCCCACTTGAGCCGCGCCGGTGTTCTCCACGGCCACGCCCAGGGGCAGCATGCAGGCGATCAGGAAGACGACTTTCCACTCGATGGCCCGGTAGGCCTCGTCCATACTGATGCATTTAAGGAGAACCATCAGGGTCGAGCCCACCAGCGCGGCGATGGCAATGGGCAACAGCCCGAAAACGGCGCTGAGCACCACGCAAAGCATGATCAACACGGCGACGGGAGCCTTTTCCATACGCGGAGCCTGGGCCGCGGCCTGATCGAGCACGAGAAAGTCCGGATTGCGGGCAATGGCCTCCAGGCTGCGCCGGGGGCCGTGGACCAGCAGGGCGTCTCCGAATTGAAGAGGCAAATCCTGCAACCCGGTCCGATGGGCCCGACCCTTGCGCCAGACGGCCAGGACGCTGACCCCGTATTGATCCCGAAACATCAAATCGGCCAGGGTCTTTCCGGCCAAGGAGGTCCGGGGGGAAAGCAGGACTTCGGTCACGGCCACCTGTTGGGATTCCAGCTCGGCCAGCAACTCCGGATCCTGCTCGGCGATGGTCAGTTCCTGCAACCCCTTCAGCAGTTCCAGATCTCGTTCCGTGCCCTGCAGCACGAGCAGGTCTCCGGAGCGGACGATTTCACTGGCCGCGGGCATGCAGACCATGGCGTCGTCCCGCAGGATGCTGACCACGGTCAGGCCGAAAGCGTTGCCCAGTCGGCTGTCCATCAGGTCGCGTCCGGCCAGTACGGAGCCCTCCGGCACCCGCACGGCCAGAAAGTGGACGTCGCCGCCCGGAAGTGCGCCCGATTTTTCTTTGGAAGCTGCTCTCAAATTTTGCAATGGGCCGGTCTGAATCGAAATCGGGTCCGTGACGATCCCGCTTTGAACCAGCTTCTTCAGAGGCTCCCGCTCCCCTTGGAGCAAGAGGCGGTCTCCCGGAGTGAATCGGTGATACTGCGGATGCTTGAGGGTTCGGCCCTCGGCCGTGCGGACGCGCAGCACCTGGACCAGATGCTCCCGGCGCAGGCCGCTTTGGGCCAGGGTCGTTCCGACCAGAGGGGACTGCTCGCCGACATGGGCCTCGACAATGGCCGTGCGCTCGCAAAACAGGGCGTCCAAGCGGCCAAGCGGCTCCACTCGCAGATGTTGGTCGCCGTGGAATCGTTGAAGCTGTTCCGGTTGACCATGGACGATGACGGTGTCTCCGGCCTCAAGCACGTCCGTGGCCCTGGGGGCCAGCATTAGCAAGCCCTTGCGTCGCAGGGCCACCACGGTCAAAAACAGGGCCGAGCCGATCCGGCTTTCGGCCAAGGTGCGCCCATCCAGGGGGGAGTCGGCCGGGATGGTGATGGCGAAGACATGGGAGTCCATCTCATAGGAAGCCCCGGAAGACCGTTCCCGTTGTCCCGCCGCGGATGGTCCGGGTTTGTGGGTCGGCAGCATCCGGCGGCCGATAAGCACCACGAAGGTGATCCCGGCCGCGACGATGACCGCGGTGATGGGCGTAAAGTCCAGCAGGGCGAAGGGTGCGTAACCGGCGTTGCGCAGGGCGTCCGTTGCCAGAATGTTGGGCGGGGTGGATATCCCGGTGAACGGCCCGCCCAGCAGACAGCCCAGGGCCAGAGGCATCAACAGCCTTGACGGAGGACGACCGCTGCGCCGGGCCAGTTCCATGGTTGCGGGCAACAAAATCGCGGCCACGGTGACCGTGTTGATCAGGGCGGAAAGCAAGCTCGCGGCCACCATCAGGGCGATGATCAAAACGGCCTCGCTGCCTTTGGCAAAGCGTTGCAACGGTTGGCCAAGCTGGTGGGCCACGCCGGTGCGGGTCAGTCCGGCGGACAGGATGAACATGGCCCAAACCGTGACCACTGCCGGGCTGCTAAAACCGGCCAGAGCGTCTTGCGGAGAGACGAGGCCGGTCAGGGCCAGGGCGGACAGCACCAGCAACCCCACCAGATCCACCCGCAGCCACCCGGCGATGAACACCACCAGGGCCGCCGCGATGATCGTCGTTAAGAGAAAAAGATCCATGGCGTATCGTGATCCATGAAGAGTATTTTAGAGAGCGGGAATGTCGTTGACCGACCGGTCCCCAGCCAACTCGCGGGTCGCATCGGACAGCGCCTTCATGGAGAGTTCGGGCGGCAATGCCCCGGGGGGAGACCAGTTCGGGAGCAGATGAAATTCTTGACCAGGCCAGGCGATGTGCCAGGCATGGAGCAGCATTCCGCCGGGGCGTGGCGGGCCGCCGTACTTAACGTCTCCGATCAGGGGATGTCCGCGGGAGGCAAGCTGCACTCTAATCTGGTGGGTGCGCCCGGTCAGCGGCGCGACCAGGACCAGGGCGGCGTCCTTGGACTGAAAGAGGGTTCGGACCAAGGTGCGGGAGGGCTTGCCCGCGCCGACGCGCATTTTTTCACCGAAGTCCGTCCGGACCTTGGCCGTCTCGTCTCGCAACAACACCGGCTCGCGCCATGGGGGGCGTCCATGGACCCAGACCAGATAGGTTTTGCGGACCTCCCCCTTGCGCCACAGAAATTGCAAGGCCTGGAGCCGGGCGTAGGTCTTGGCAACAATCAACAGGCCGGAGGTATCCCGGTCCAGGCGATGAACCAGGGCGGGCTTCCAGGGGTGGTCCGCGAAACGGGAACGCAGACGATCCGCAACGCTGTCCTGGTGGCCGGTCCCGGCGTGGACCGGAAGGCCCTTGGGTTTGGCCAGCACGAGCAGGTCGTAGTCTTCATGCACCACATGGAGAAGGCGATCTTCGGGACTGTCGAGAGCCGGTGCGGCGGGCGGCCCGGGTTCAGGAAGATCGTGGGGCGGGATACGGACGCGGTGGTTCGCTTCAAGACGGGTCCCGGGCTTGGCCCGGGACCCGTTCACACGAACTTGGCCGGTACGGATCCAACGCTGCAATGCCGAAGCCGGGACCGCGCCAGCCAAGCGGCGCTGGAGGAACTGAAGCAGCTTCTGCCCGGCCTCGGGCGCGCTCACCGTCCAGACTTGGACCCCCGGCACGGCTAGTTCGGTACTATTCCAGGCCGATGTCCAGCGTGGTCCCGGCATCCGGCACGGTGTCCAGGTCCAGGGCGTAGGTCAGCAACACGGTGCGGCGCTGGGTGAACCCGGTCACTCCGGGGTGGGTGTTCACCAGCACGAAAAGCTCGGTGCGTCCGTCGTTCATCACGTCTTCCAGGCCGTAATCCACCACCGTGCCGCGAATGCGCCGGGTCTTCCAGTTGATGTTCAGGTTGATGCCGTCCCAGAAAAGAGAGTGAATTTCTCCCTGGGGGAAATACCGATAGCGGGCGAAGAATTGGGCCGAAACGGAGATGTTTCGATTGACCAACAGGTTCCAGGCCGTGTCCCTGCCCAGCCGGACCGGAACCAGACGCGAGGGAATGTAGTAGTAGTCCCGCATCTCCTCGTCCTTGTCCTGGCCGAGGCCCGGCAACCCATCGACAACCTCCAGGCCAAGAGCCGAACCGCCATAGGACTCCTCGGTGACCGACTGAAAACTGCTAGTGGAGGAAAAGACGCGCAGTTTGTCGCGATGGTCAGCGATGACGATCTTGAAGTCGTTGTCCTGGGGCAGAAAGGTGAAATTAAAGACGTTGGCTTCACGGGGCAGGTTCAGAGCCGTGCCAGGCTCCAGACGTCCGTCCATGCGCACTACCTCGTGGACGCTGGAATCAAACAGCCGGTTGCGGCCCTGGCGCTGGCCGATCAGGACGGAACGGTAGTCCGGGGGGTGGCGTACCACATTCATGTACAGGGGGATGCGATCCTCAAGAAGTGTGAAGCGGCCATCGATAAAATTCAAAATGAACGACCGGGGTGCTTCCTCAAGTATCGCCGAGACGATAATTTCCTGAAATCCGTCCCGGTTGATGTCCAGCAGATTGATGTTCAGGCATTGAATCCGGGCTGGCGCCGCGTATTCGGCCAGAGGCATCAGCCTGTTGTCCATTACGTGGTAGGCCAGGATTTTGTTGTCAGTAAGGATGAATATCTCGTTTTTGCCGTCGCCGTTTGCGTCGCCGACCACCATGCCCAGGGAGGGGAAGGGCAGGGCCTGGCTGCGCCAGCGGCCGGGCGCGTCAGCCGAACCGGTGTAGAGTATTTCCGGGTTCAGATGGTACGGGGTGCGCTCCGGACCGTACTCGTTGTAAATCAGGTCCGGATGGCTCGGAACGGCGGCCCGGGCCGGTCGGCCCGTTTGGGGCTGGTCGGCCTGTTCCTGGCGCCTGCCGAAGACCTGGGCGTTGATTTCCCGGGCCACACCTTCCAACGCGGGAATCAAGTCGTTGAGCGGAACCTGGGCGGAGTACGGGAAATCGTTGCCCTGAGCGTCCAGAACATGAGCGTCCAGGCTGGCCTGGTCGCCGAGAATGGTTACGCTGCCGAAGATCAGGTAGTCCGTGCCCAGAGCGTTCAACGCCTCCTGAGCCTGGTCCAATGAGGCCGGAGTCGTGGGCACAGTCCGGGTGATGACGGGCCTGTCCACGTCTTCGAAGCGGCCGACCCACTTCAGCCGCGAGGCCAGCATGGTCTGCACGCCCTGCCCAAGGTAGGCGTACTGGTCCGGACCGTGCACGGTGAAGGGCAGCACGGCGAAGCGCTTCAGCGCGTCCTCGGCCAGGGCCGCACTGGGCGGGGTAGCGCAGGTGAACAAAATAACGGCCATTAGCACAAAACGAAAGAAATGACGCATGGGGGTCTCCTTGACATTGGCGGGGAGGGACATCATGTCGGGCTGGTCGCGTCGCGCAAAACCACGACGAGTTGTCCGGGACCGGGACGATTCAGCGTGACCCGGGCGGCGTTGTTGACAGTTTGAGCCAGGATTTCCAGTTCCTCGGGAAGTCTGGGCCGGAAGGCGGAGGCTCCGCCCTCCGGAAGGTGCAGTCGGAGATGGCTTTCAGCGTCGTCGCTGAACAAATCCGGTCCGATCCACATTTGCACGTCTCCCTGGGATTGGGATACAAGCGAAAGATACAGCAGCCACAAGCCCTGGATCCGGTCACGCTCAGGCGTTCCGGGCGCCAGCAACGATTCCAGCTTCGCGGAGAGATCGTCCACCACCTCGCCCAGCCTGGACTCCAGAGCGTCGAGTACGGCGGAGCGCCGGCTCGGGGGACAGTGCCTCAAGGCTTGGAACAGAGCGGCGAACAACGCGGCCGAAATGTCTCGCGAATCGTTTCCGGAAACCGTCAGGGGACGGTCTGAACAAGTGGAAGGCGAATCGGAAGGCATGCCGACAAGAGGATCGGGTAACGTCTCGGATAATGGGTCGATCAACGGCAACGGTCCATTGTTGTCTGAAAGTCGAAAAGTTCATTTTAGACGCTTTCATTCACCAACGCAAATGATGATTTGCGCGCATACGGGAGCGAACGGGTCTCATGCCGAGAAGTTTTCGCATCGTCTGCCAACCTGAGCACGTCGGGCTGGTGGAAGAACTGCTGCGGGCCGAAGGCCATGTCTTCACCCCGGAGCCTTTTTTCCCCCTGGCCCACCGGGTGGAGGAGGAACCGACCCCGCTGGGCGCATCCGCCGCGGCGGCATTCGGTCTGATCTACATCCAGGACCGTTCCTCCATGCTCGCACCGCTCTTGCTGCAACCGCCTCAAGGCGGAACGGTCCTGGACATGTGCGCCAGTCCGGGCAGCAAAACCGGCCTGTTGGCCCAACTCGTTGGCCCCGCGGGCATGGTGCTGGCCAACGAGCCCAATCCGCGGCGACTGGCTACGTTGCGCCAGAACCTGACGGCCCTGAACCTGATCCAGGTGACCACCTGCGGCCGCCCCGGACAGGAATTGCCTTTGCCCGAAGCCTCGTTCACCCATATCCAGTTGGACCCTCCGTGCAGTGGATGGGGGACCGTGGAGCGCAACCCCCGGGTTCTGGAAATGTGGCCGGAGCACAAACTCGGACCGCTGGTCGCCCTGCAACGCGAGCTGTTGCGCAGGGCCGCGGCCCTGCTGGCTCCCGGAGGGCGGCTGCTCTACTCCACCTGCACCACCAATCCGGCGGAGAACCGGGAGCAGGTCCGTTGGGCCGAGGAACACCTCGGCCTGACGTCCGTCCCGTTGCATCCCCTGCCGGGCTTCGACTTGTCCCATGCCCGGTCCGATGCCCTGGGTGAGGACGACGGCTGCTTATATGTTCATACCGAGGCAGGCGAAGGCCAGGGCTTTTTTTTCGCCGCCCTGACATGTTCCGAAGCCCGTTCCAATACCCCTCCGGCAACCTCCGAAGGAGTACGACAGGAACGATCC
This genomic stretch from Desulfonatronum sp. SC1 harbors:
- a CDS encoding ADP-ribosylglycohydrolase family protein is translated as MKKIERAQGCLLGQLAGDALGSLVEFQSPEQIRRVYPDGVRDMADGGAHDTIAGQPTDDSEMALALARALVFRGSYDAGAAKRAYLDWLRSEPFSCGATITAGLTSEPNLDSQANGALMRISPLGIFGSRFELSQVARWAVQDAELTHPHPICLQVNALFTLAVAQAVATGAEPKELVVDMLEWAQDMDADPLLFRVIKACINEPPRDYLQHQGWVLIAFGNAVWQLLNAPTLEDGIMDTIMRGGDTDTNAAICGALLGAVHGLGAVPERWVKTVLACRPQTGLSGVRRPRPEIYWPVDALKLAERLLSTP
- a CDS encoding universal stress protein: MLKKIVQPLDLSESLADVKIRSSFIDRFGGQEIVLIHVMNPGLGDKGMVRARLAHLVDELNQVGIQAKSVVTQGHVASQITRAAMESAADVIYLPASRKNFLVSSFLGSTTEDVIRLSDIPVFIHKQRPELVRTEKVRNLVFATDFGKAASRVWLYVRMLGRFVSKLTILHVGERASDPDTEQLRRENAETLLQELRAKFTDDFQEVALISRIGSPAKHIIDVVEQIQADLVVLGRLNEPFPSKLLGSTCSRVTSGVSSSVLLIP
- a CDS encoding BCCT family transporter, with the protein product MFQDKVFLTSLVIVVVFVLAGVIDPELLDRASAVLHGAIIAHFGWAYMLSGFFFLVFCLVLALSRYGEIKLGRDHEKPEYTYFGWFSMLFAAGMGIGLIFWGVAEPLSHYMDPPEFIQPETGQAATFAMRYSFFHWGLHPWAIYIVMSLGIAYFSFRRGMPPLISSCFYPMLGNRIYGPIGNFIDIMAVFATIFGIATSLGLGAIQINSGLEHLYGLPSSTGFTLLIILVTTLLFMISAAVGLDKGIQTLSKTNILLAFALLLFMLVAGPTSYILNVFTDTIGGYMGNMLEMSLAVNPFLGQEWYKNWTLFYWAWWIAWSPFVGIFVARISRGRTIREFISGALLVPTLLTFVWFSVFGGASLFLELEQGTNIGLAVQSDVSTGLFLVFDHFPGALILSNAALVLLIVFFVTSADSATFVLGIMTSKGSPNPSLAKKITWGITQSSVAAILLVSGGLTALQRMAITAALPFNFILLFMCYNIWKALASEAPESRLRR
- a CDS encoding HPP family protein; the encoded protein is MVIISRGRLEAMKLYWKSYLFQCIAASATIFAILLLVSIHRKPIIIASLAASTFIVFTIPTYLTARPRNLICGHLVGLLCGIFVAELIMPYFSPSMIVSEFWYAFAVGLSIFIMVATDTEHPPAAGTALGVVTLGFSLKLLFTVLISISFLAGVHYFFRNRLRDLTL
- a CDS encoding S24 family peptidase, which gives rise to MKFDDFFKRASQVTEIGSQKDLANLLGIEPPAITLAKTRGVPKNWALTISNMFGVSLEWLKTGTGPVYQSSKARTIFIPKVSARVCAGSGSLDVRDNIIGEMPFGRSWLSQLGRPESMVVMDVVGDSMSPELEPGDSILLDQSQTEIQSNKLYVIGLADVLQVKRVQARSGLVTLYSANQRYEPVTLQGDEIETLRIIGRVLWSSRNYA
- a CDS encoding SLC13 family permease, with the protein product MDLFLLTTIIAAALVVFIAGWLRVDLVGLLVLSALALTGLVSPQDALAGFSSPAVVTVWAMFILSAGLTRTGVAHQLGQPLQRFAKGSEAVLIIALMVAASLLSALINTVTVAAILLPATMELARRSGRPPSRLLMPLALGCLLGGPFTGISTPPNILATDALRNAGYAPFALLDFTPITAVIVAAGITFVVLIGRRMLPTHKPGPSAAGQRERSSGASYEMDSHVFAITIPADSPLDGRTLAESRIGSALFLTVVALRRKGLLMLAPRATDVLEAGDTVIVHGQPEQLQRFHGDQHLRVEPLGRLDALFCERTAIVEAHVGEQSPLVGTTLAQSGLRREHLVQVLRVRTAEGRTLKHPQYHRFTPGDRLLLQGEREPLKKLVQSGIVTDPISIQTGPLQNLRAASKEKSGALPGGDVHFLAVRVPEGSVLAGRDLMDSRLGNAFGLTVVSILRDDAMVCMPAASEIVRSGDLLVLQGTERDLELLKGLQELTIAEQDPELLAELESQQVAVTEVLLSPRTSLAGKTLADLMFRDQYGVSVLAVWRKGRAHRTGLQDLPLQFGDALLVHGPRRSLEAIARNPDFLVLDQAAAQAPRMEKAPVAVLIMLCVVLSAVFGLLPIAIAALVGSTLMVLLKCISMDEAYRAIEWKVVFLIACMLPLGVAVENTGAAQVGAQALISVVGDLGPRWVVAALFLVTVLGTQVIPTAALVVLMAPVALTTAETMAISPQLLMMTVAMSASSSYASPLSHPAHLLVMSPGGYRFVDYMKLGVPLTIISMLVCVWLLPVLFPA
- a CDS encoding RluA family pseudouridine synthase; translation: MPGPRWTSAWNSTELAVPGVQVWTVSAPEAGQKLLQFLQRRLAGAVPASALQRWIRTGQVRVNGSRAKPGTRLEANHRVRIPPHDLPEPGPPAAPALDSPEDRLLHVVHEDYDLLVLAKPKGLPVHAGTGHQDSVADRLRSRFADHPWKPALVHRLDRDTSGLLIVAKTYARLQALQFLWRKGEVRKTYLVWVHGRPPWREPVLLRDETAKVRTDFGEKMRVGAGKPSRTLVRTLFQSKDAALVLVAPLTGRTHQIRVQLASRGHPLIGDVKYGGPPRPGGMLLHAWHIAWPGQEFHLLPNWSPPGALPPELSMKALSDATRELAGDRSVNDIPAL
- a CDS encoding FG-GAP-like repeat-containing protein, whose protein sequence is MRHFFRFVLMAVILFTCATPPSAALAEDALKRFAVLPFTVHGPDQYAYLGQGVQTMLASRLKWVGRFEDVDRPVITRTVPTTPASLDQAQEALNALGTDYLIFGSVTILGDQASLDAHVLDAQGNDFPYSAQVPLNDLIPALEGVAREINAQVFGRRQEQADQPQTGRPARAAVPSHPDLIYNEYGPERTPYHLNPEILYTGSADAPGRWRSQALPFPSLGMVVGDANGDGKNEIFILTDNKILAYHVMDNRLMPLAEYAAPARIQCLNINLLDINRDGFQEIIVSAILEEAPRSFILNFIDGRFTLLEDRIPLYMNVVRHPPDYRSVLIGQRQGRNRLFDSSVHEVVRMDGRLEPGTALNLPREANVFNFTFLPQDNDFKIVIADHRDKLRVFSSTSSFQSVTEESYGGSALGLEVVDGLPGLGQDKDEEMRDYYYIPSRLVPVRLGRDTAWNLLVNRNISVSAQFFARYRYFPQGEIHSLFWDGINLNINWKTRRIRGTVVDYGLEDVMNDGRTELFVLVNTHPGVTGFTQRRTVLLTYALDLDTVPDAGTTLDIGLE
- a CDS encoding RsmB/NOP family class I SAM-dependent RNA methyltransferase — its product is MPRSFRIVCQPEHVGLVEELLRAEGHVFTPEPFFPLAHRVEEEPTPLGASAAAAFGLIYIQDRSSMLAPLLLQPPQGGTVLDMCASPGSKTGLLAQLVGPAGMVLANEPNPRRLATLRQNLTALNLIQVTTCGRPGQELPLPEASFTHIQLDPPCSGWGTVERNPRVLEMWPEHKLGPLVALQRELLRRAAALLAPGGRLLYSTCTTNPAENREQVRWAEEHLGLTSVPLHPLPGFDLSHARSDALGEDDGCLYVHTEAGEGQGFFFAALTCSEARSNTPPATSEGVRQERSASLESVGRPHGGRGRKKDNSFGAVIRPGEFSGLEDAAWEHLPPGELRDFNGRVVFLPERALSQGLALPLSLGWRGFDMGRLTGGTLRLNPRLRLLLPEYRSGQGMSLDDVRDLRKLLQGQSLDLPSEAATGLSKRAGRSFGGRIGLYWRGLPLGWATVKGGRCLWSPK